A stretch of Panthera tigris isolate Pti1 chromosome E2, P.tigris_Pti1_mat1.1, whole genome shotgun sequence DNA encodes these proteins:
- the DYNLRB2 gene encoding dynein light chain roadblock-type 2, which translates to MAEVEETLKRIQSHKGVMGTMVVNAEGIPIRTTLDNSTTVQYAGLLHQLTMKAKSTVRDIDPQNDLTFLRIRSKKHEIMVAPDKEYLLIVIQNPCE; encoded by the exons ATG GCGGAGGTGGAAGAAACCCTAAAGAGGATCCAGAGCCATAAAGGGGTGATGGGAACTATGGTCGTGAATGCAGAAG GCATTCCTATCCGAACAACCTTGGACAACTCGACGACGGTTCAGTACGCGGGTCTTCTTCATCAGCTGACCATGAAAGCCAAGAGCACGGTCCGTGACATTGATCCTCAGAATGACCTCACCTTTCTCAGGATCAGGTcaaagaaacatgaaatcatgGTAGCCCCAG ATAAGGAATATCTTCTGATCGTCATTCAGAATCCATGTGAATAG